Proteins co-encoded in one Rickettsiales bacterium genomic window:
- a CDS encoding phage tail protein: MIYSGSLVLLSLKQADQWQAVGGMRNLKMVVNSQLIDSSNNNSIAWRELLNEAGLRYVSISGSGAFTDSAGEIYLQELVFTGKLAKYKFKFANGSSLIGKFIISHYERLGEVNEEENYVINLESSGEVLFEKKR, translated from the coding sequence ATGATATATAGTGGATCTTTGGTTTTGCTAAGCTTAAAGCAGGCAGATCAATGGCAGGCCGTTGGTGGTATGCGAAATTTAAAAATGGTGGTGAATAGCCAATTAATAGATTCTAGCAATAATAATTCTATTGCTTGGCGAGAATTGCTGAATGAGGCTGGGTTAAGATATGTGAGTATTAGCGGATCTGGAGCATTTACAGATAGCGCTGGAGAAATATATCTTCAAGAATTAGTTTTTACAGGCAAACTTGCTAAGTATAAATTTAAATTTGCCAATGGCAGTAGCTTAATTGGTAAGTTTATAATTAGTCATTATGAGAGGTTAGGAGAAGTGAATGAAGAAGAAAACTATGTGATTAATCTAGAAAGTTCAGGAGAGGTGTTGTTTGAAAAGAAAAGGTAA
- a CDS encoding prepilin peptidase, with the protein MFYVLAGFYGLMIGNYLTSAYFRIPRFIPINGINSQMGKAPHCSVCNHKLEFYEYFPILNWFSTWFKCNYCKAPIDPIYIILEISMTAIGALLFKFLGLTPKYVMAVLLAGTLLLNFSLLARYQKLYPKSVFSLLVTGSIFLFI; encoded by the coding sequence ATGTTTTATGTGCTAGCAGGATTTTATGGGCTAATGATAGGGAATTATCTAACATCAGCTTATTTTAGAATCCCTAGGTTTATTCCTATTAATGGAATAAATAGTCAAATGGGGAAGGCTCCTCATTGCTCAGTATGTAATCATAAGCTTGAATTTTATGAGTATTTTCCAATACTAAATTGGTTTAGTACTTGGTTTAAGTGTAATTATTGTAAGGCTCCTATTGATCCTATCTATATAATTCTAGAGATTAGCATGACGGCGATAGGGGCGCTGCTATTTAAGTTTTTAGGCCTAACTCCAAAATATGTCATGGCTGTTTTATTAGCCGGAACTTTGCTACTAAACTTTAGTTTACTTGCTAGATATCAAAAATTATATCCTAAATCTGTATTCTCTCTATTGGTAACTGGAAGTATTTTTCTATTTATATAA
- a CDS encoding phage portal protein, which yields MTNRFKQFFTKSSDKSVMKNRSHSSDKSYFYEMNTPHWSSREYEQFSDQAYIKNVIAHRAINMVSQAAASVPWALYKTKHKHKVKLQDHPLLKLLHRPNPFYAGAEFFENIYAYKLISGNAFIQALGRDDSPPKELHILRPDRVSIVPDGFGNVAGYIYKVKTVEKFYPCNKITGHTKILHIKNFHPLDDLRGLSSVEAAAFSIDQHNQAAAWNKSLLENAARPSGALVVKSNGAYDAVLSDEQYTRIKEQMEESFMGNKNAGKPIVMEGGLEWQEMSMSPKDMDFIESKNSAARDIALSFGVPPQLLGIPGDNTYSNMQEARLALWEETVIPMLDHLTDSLNHWLVPMYGDGLSLAYDVNEISGLSARREKIWARIENASFLTVNEKRQMIGLSPIENGDVL from the coding sequence ATGACCAACAGGTTTAAACAATTTTTTACAAAATCTAGCGATAAATCTGTAATGAAGAATAGATCACATTCGTCAGATAAGTCATATTTTTATGAAATGAATACACCTCATTGGTCTTCAAGAGAATATGAACAATTTTCTGATCAAGCTTATATTAAGAATGTAATTGCGCATAGGGCAATAAATATGGTATCTCAGGCTGCTGCCAGTGTACCTTGGGCTCTTTATAAAACAAAACATAAACATAAAGTTAAACTTCAGGATCATCCACTTCTAAAATTGCTTCATCGTCCTAATCCATTTTATGCTGGAGCTGAGTTTTTTGAAAATATTTATGCTTATAAATTAATTAGTGGAAATGCTTTTATTCAAGCACTTGGACGAGATGATTCTCCACCAAAAGAATTGCATATTCTTAGGCCAGATAGAGTGAGTATTGTACCAGATGGTTTTGGTAATGTTGCTGGCTATATTTATAAGGTTAAGACTGTAGAAAAATTCTATCCATGCAATAAAATAACCGGACATACTAAGATATTACACATTAAAAACTTCCATCCGCTAGATGATCTCCGAGGGCTTTCTTCAGTTGAAGCTGCGGCATTTAGCATTGACCAGCATAATCAGGCAGCGGCTTGGAATAAGTCACTGCTTGAGAATGCTGCGCGTCCTTCGGGTGCATTGGTTGTTAAAAGTAATGGTGCATATGATGCTGTTCTTTCTGACGAGCAATACACCCGTATTAAAGAGCAAATGGAAGAATCTTTCATGGGTAATAAAAATGCAGGTAAACCTATTGTAATGGAAGGTGGGCTTGAATGGCAGGAGATGAGCATGTCTCCAAAAGATATGGATTTTATAGAGTCTAAGAATAGCGCAGCAAGAGACATTGCTTTAAGTTTTGGAGTTCCTCCTCAATTACTTGGCATCCCAGGTGACAATACTTATAGTAATATGCAAGAGGCCAGATTAGCTCTTTGGGAAGAGACGGTGATTCCCATGTTGGATCATTTAACGGATAGCCTCAATCATTGGCTGGTTCCAATGTATGGTGATGGTTTAAGCTTGGCATATGATGTTAATGAAATTAGTGGGCTTTCTGCAAGGAGAGAAAAAATTTGGGCAAGAATTGAAAATGCATCTTTTTTAACTGTTAATGAAAAACGTCAGATGATTGGTTTATCGCCAATAGAAAATGGCGATGTATTATAA
- a CDS encoding ankyrin repeat domain-containing protein, with protein MKELREAVDGYNKRKDEANLGAKIFLLLHNIETVSSSEAVAFINNELPRETLQNPEYLDIIIKYAIIRGDANIFQALVDRGLDINFIDSDGNSVMDRAIASGHGEIINILINALEESIWNIDIENLPIVMPAEVVMDQESPYNLLANQVSEHLQQNITFGGVDLTPINQEGLLFSGDFLEMVMVELANELTDLNGMRITSLVGLSDETVHLLNQLLVMKLDGSYN; from the coding sequence ATGAAAGAATTACGAGAAGCTGTAGATGGTTATAACAAAAGGAAAGATGAAGCTAACCTTGGAGCTAAAATTTTTCTTTTACTACATAACATTGAGACAGTTTCCTCTAGTGAAGCTGTTGCTTTTATCAACAACGAACTTCCTCGTGAGACTCTGCAAAATCCAGAATATCTAGATATAATTATAAAATATGCGATAATTAGAGGTGATGCTAATATTTTTCAAGCTCTGGTTGATAGAGGTCTTGATATTAATTTTATAGATAGTGATGGAAATAGTGTTATGGATAGAGCTATTGCTTCTGGACATGGTGAAATCATAAATATACTTATAAATGCACTTGAAGAATCTATTTGGAATATAGATATTGAAAATTTACCAATTGTTATGCCTGCTGAAGTTGTTATGGATCAAGAATCTCCCTATAATTTATTAGCGAATCAAGTTTCTGAGCATCTTCAACAGAATATCACCTTTGGGGGAGTAGATTTAACTCCAATAAATCAGGAGGGGTTGCTTTTTTCTGGAGATTTTTTAGAGATGGTTATGGTTGAGTTGGCAAATGAGCTGACAGATCTTAATGGAATGAGGATTACCTCCTTAGTTGGACTATCAGATGAAACTGTTCATCTTTTAAATCAATTACTTGTTATGAAGTTGGATGGATCATATAACTGA
- a CDS encoding branched-chain amino acid transport system II carrier protein, with the protein MNKNTLTVGFAVFAMFFGAGNMVLPLYIMQKWPDSWLPAFIGFCITAVLVTMLGLLASVLVQGNIKKFFSPLGLLGSMTLQTILIAIEGPFGVVPRSLIVAFGGVRNIWPELSPHIFYLISCIAVFYLSQDKKRVIKIIGNFITPAMIIFLSIVIGQSYLEFGTDSINLDFSRSEAFFNGLLEGYLTYDLPGAIYFTSIAMAYLTAISSDKKNILKNGIKSSIISATLLTAVYSMFIYLGLSHSELLENVSPEQILPSIIKGSLGTGFSLLFAIFIFLACISTAIAAITIWTDFIHHYFPKLQYKRILGVSLSISYGVCMLDFARLMSLLGPILNCIYPILIILTVYNIIIHLKNINEPEHLEDSPK; encoded by the coding sequence ATGAATAAAAACACATTAACCGTAGGCTTCGCAGTATTTGCCATGTTTTTTGGCGCTGGAAATATGGTTCTTCCATTATATATAATGCAAAAATGGCCAGATAGCTGGTTGCCTGCCTTTATTGGTTTCTGCATAACTGCAGTTTTAGTTACCATGCTTGGTTTGCTAGCATCTGTTCTTGTTCAAGGGAATATCAAAAAATTCTTCTCTCCTCTAGGTCTTTTAGGTAGCATGACTCTTCAAACCATTTTAATAGCCATTGAAGGTCCGTTTGGAGTTGTTCCACGAAGCTTGATTGTTGCTTTTGGAGGAGTAAGAAATATTTGGCCAGAACTAAGCCCTCATATATTTTATTTAATATCTTGCATTGCTGTATTTTATCTCTCCCAAGATAAAAAGAGAGTTATTAAAATAATTGGAAATTTTATCACTCCAGCCATGATAATATTCTTAAGTATAGTCATTGGCCAATCTTATTTAGAATTTGGCACGGACAGCATCAACTTAGATTTTAGCCGTAGTGAGGCATTTTTTAATGGTTTGCTTGAAGGATATTTAACTTATGATCTCCCAGGAGCAATTTATTTCACTAGCATAGCAATGGCTTATCTAACGGCTATTAGTAGTGATAAAAAAAATATTCTAAAAAATGGCATTAAATCAAGTATTATTAGTGCCACATTGCTAACCGCTGTATATTCAATGTTTATTTATCTAGGTTTGTCTCACAGTGAATTACTGGAGAATGTATCCCCAGAACAAATCCTGCCTAGCATTATCAAAGGGTCTTTAGGAACTGGATTCTCACTTCTATTTGCAATTTTCATATTCCTAGCCTGCATAAGCACTGCCATAGCTGCTATAACCATCTGGACAGACTTTATCCACCACTATTTTCCAAAACTTCAATACAAAAGAATTTTAGGAGTTAGTTTATCTATTTCATACGGAGTATGTATGCTTGACTTTGCTCGATTAATGAGTTTATTAGGACCAATATTAAACTGTATCTATCCAATATTAATTATCCTCACAGTGTATAATATCATCATCCATTTAAAGAACATCAATGAGCCAGAACACTTAGAAGATAGCCCTAAGTAA
- a CDS encoding phage head closure protein gives MSSFTSCLRQIIVIQEPIFKDDGLGGREESWTYFETLNAEAKALYNHKSGESFSSMQLMDNSLYRFRIRYNPKITRDMRIIYSEKTFKIKRIINEDEKNAVTVIIGQEVI, from the coding sequence ATGAGTAGTTTTACATCATGTTTAAGACAAATTATTGTTATTCAAGAGCCTATATTTAAAGACGATGGTCTAGGTGGAAGGGAAGAGTCTTGGACCTATTTTGAGACGCTAAATGCTGAAGCTAAAGCTTTATATAACCATAAATCTGGTGAGAGTTTTTCTTCCATGCAACTGATGGATAATTCGCTTTATCGTTTTAGAATTCGTTATAATCCTAAAATTACAAGAGATATGCGAATTATATATTCTGAAAAAACATTTAAGATAAAAAGAATCATCAATGAAGATGAAAAGAATGCGGTTACTGTGATTATTGGACAGGAAGTTATATAA
- a CDS encoding ankyrin repeat domain-containing protein: MVTFPSSMSETMIRGDGMKIRNMISLYNLDVHQQDEKENTLLHYAVLSGNEDTVRTILKLNPNPKIQNKEGKTPLQLAKKRGFILPEDITFQLTPPP; encoded by the coding sequence ATGGTCACTTTTCCATCATCTATGTCTGAAACAATGATTAGAGGAGACGGTATGAAAATCAGAAATATGATTTCCCTCTATAATCTTGATGTTCACCAACAAGATGAAAAAGAAAACACCTTGCTCCATTATGCTGTATTGAGCGGCAATGAAGACACCGTCAGAACCATATTAAAATTAAATCCAAACCCTAAAATACAAAACAAGGAGGGCAAAACACCTTTACAGTTAGCAAAAAAACGTGGATTCATTTTGCCAGAAGATATAACCTTCCAACTAACCCCCCCCCCATAA
- a CDS encoding head-tail connector protein produces the protein MQSNLERLQVSKTNFITLKLAKQYLRVNHSYDDEMIEEMLDIACVVAENYTSRKLKRTTWKITIHGDLPIRVKLIHGPINRIDSFKLYKKNGEVSYLSSDHYVLGNNEFNMKRHFIIEKAEITYSVGYEVEDLPAPIKQGMLEHLARLYDMRGSDKTLPVAARNLYQPYRRVRF, from the coding sequence ATGCAATCAAACCTAGAGAGGCTACAAGTCTCTAAGACAAATTTTATTACCCTAAAATTAGCAAAGCAATATCTGCGAGTTAATCATTCATATGATGATGAAATGATTGAAGAGATGTTGGATATTGCGTGTGTGGTAGCTGAGAATTATACCTCTAGAAAATTAAAGAGGACTACTTGGAAAATAACCATTCATGGAGATTTGCCAATTAGAGTTAAATTAATTCATGGGCCAATTAATAGAATAGATAGCTTTAAGCTTTATAAGAAAAATGGAGAGGTTAGTTATTTATCTAGTGATCATTATGTTTTAGGCAATAATGAGTTTAATATGAAACGTCATTTCATAATTGAGAAAGCTGAGATTACATATTCGGTAGGTTATGAAGTTGAGGATCTTCCGGCCCCTATAAAACAAGGAATGTTAGAACATTTAGCTAGGCTTTATGATATGAGAGGCAGTGATAAAACATTGCCAGTGGCAGCAAGAAATTTATATCAGCCATATAGAAGAGTGAGGTTTTAG
- a CDS encoding ankyrin repeat domain-containing protein → MHEALIGGNELQIRNLIFTKELDINKPDEDGNTLLHLAILSGNESSVKAILDLEPDPTIKNKQGKTPLQLAKTLGGEIAENTAHQLDEHLRIEVIRSTPNKEFVNKLVLGGADPSSKDLQGKSTVSILESGGRRGYFETKDELDPSSKELELLDIIELATQQKEKEPTPKEPNKKVRKSIKSIIQSMRKKISFNFSVSEKAKNFFYSNKRNSRKTTGRQK, encoded by the coding sequence GTGCATGAAGCACTAATTGGAGGCAATGAACTACAGATCAGGAACTTAATATTCACAAAGGAGCTTGATATCAACAAACCAGATGAAGATGGGAACACCCTGCTCCATTTAGCTATACTTAGTGGCAATGAATCTTCTGTTAAAGCCATCTTAGATCTAGAACCTGATCCCACAATAAAAAACAAACAGGGAAAAACCCCTTTACAATTGGCTAAAACTTTAGGAGGAGAAATCGCCGAAAACACAGCCCATCAATTGGATGAGCATCTACGCATAGAAGTAATACGTTCAACACCTAATAAAGAATTTGTAAATAAATTAGTACTTGGCGGAGCAGACCCTAGCAGTAAAGATTTACAAGGCAAATCAACTGTAAGCATCCTAGAATCTGGAGGACGCAGAGGTTATTTTGAAACCAAAGATGAGTTAGACCCCAGCAGCAAAGAACTTGAATTACTAGACATAATAGAATTAGCAACACAACAAAAAGAAAAGGAACCTACACCGAAAGAGCCTAATAAAAAAGTAAGAAAATCTATAAAATCTATTATACAAAGCATGAGAAAGAAAATTAGCTTTAATTTCAGTGTGTCAGAGAAAGCTAAAAATTTTTTCTATTCTAACAAAAGAAATAGCAGAAAAACAACTGGCAGACAAAAATAA
- a CDS encoding ankyrin repeat domain-containing protein, with amino-acid sequence MSKRQYYSFLRFSAKIILGDSSDTSETEIDSVDSADEITEEELALMNEIFNQVSLYIREDNWQAAMHLISQHDYGVNILDDVGNAPLHVAIMNGRVDAVRDLLSLNADANLTNLDGETSLHMAAYNGRVDLVRMLLDRGADLNLLDDNENNALHYATMNYNSFGAEATVEFLLSRGMNPDIRNNQGNTALYYAADSGDVTVIKSLLRLMADVNIQNDDGNTPLHIAAMNGNIDAVILLVRYGVSFVANNAGDSAADLAATDEIRDFIYQALVDDLRMTGDALMSLIYEDCIISMSYDNATDDDLITGEQNFDYTGNMLDMSLEGCY; translated from the coding sequence ATGAGTAAGCGACAATATTACAGTTTTTTAAGGTTCTCCGCTAAGATTATTTTAGGTGATTCTAGTGATACAAGTGAAACAGAAATTGACTCTGTTGATAGCGCAGATGAAATCACGGAAGAGGAACTTGCATTAATGAATGAGATATTTAATCAAGTGTCTCTTTATATTCGTGAAGATAACTGGCAAGCGGCCATGCATTTAATATCCCAACATGACTATGGTGTTAATATATTAGACGATGTTGGAAATGCTCCTCTTCATGTTGCTATAATGAATGGTCGTGTTGATGCTGTTAGAGATTTATTGAGTCTTAATGCTGATGCTAATTTAACTAATTTAGATGGAGAAACTTCTCTGCATATGGCAGCTTATAATGGAAGAGTTGATCTTGTAAGGATGTTATTAGATCGAGGAGCAGATTTAAATCTCTTAGATGATAATGAAAACAATGCTTTACATTACGCCACAATGAATTATAACTCCTTTGGAGCAGAAGCAACGGTAGAATTTTTGTTATCAAGGGGGATGAATCCTGATATTAGAAATAACCAAGGAAACACTGCTTTGTATTATGCTGCTGATTCTGGAGATGTTACAGTTATAAAATCCTTATTGAGATTAATGGCTGATGTGAATATTCAAAACGATGATGGAAATACTCCATTACATATAGCAGCAATGAATGGTAACATAGATGCTGTTATACTGCTTGTGAGATATGGAGTGAGTTTTGTTGCAAATAATGCAGGGGATAGTGCTGCAGATCTTGCTGCCACTGACGAAATAAGAGATTTTATATATCAAGCCTTGGTTGATGATTTAAGAATGACAGGCGATGCTCTGATGTCATTAATCTATGAAGATTGTATTATTTCAATGAGTTATGATAATGCTACTGATGATGATTTAATTACAGGGGAGCAGAATTTTGATTATACTGGTAATATGTTAGATATGTCTTTGGAAGGATGTTATTAA
- the efp gene encoding elongation factor P codes for MKINANSIRLGTVLEHKNRLYVVVKNPEHTQPGKGGAYVQVEMKDIKTGTKLNERFSSSESVEKIRLDEKKYQFLYFEDDNLTLMDNETFEQILIDKKLLGDQLAFVQDGMEITLELHEEEVISAAVPEKITATVETTEPVIKGQTVTSSFKPAILDNGVRVMVPPFVNIDDKIVVRTTDCTYLERAK; via the coding sequence ATGAAGATAAATGCAAACTCTATTAGACTTGGCACTGTTTTAGAACATAAAAACCGTTTATATGTGGTAGTTAAAAACCCAGAACATACCCAACCAGGAAAAGGTGGAGCTTATGTTCAGGTGGAAATGAAAGACATAAAAACTGGCACTAAGCTAAATGAGCGCTTCAGTTCTTCAGAATCTGTTGAAAAAATTCGTTTAGATGAGAAAAAATATCAATTCCTATATTTTGAGGATGATAATCTAACTCTAATGGACAATGAAACTTTTGAACAAATCCTTATAGACAAAAAACTTTTAGGCGATCAGCTGGCATTTGTACAAGATGGAATGGAAATTACACTCGAACTTCATGAAGAAGAAGTTATCAGCGCAGCTGTACCAGAGAAAATCACCGCCACAGTAGAAACAACTGAACCGGTAATTAAAGGTCAAACCGTAACCTCCTCATTTAAGCCGGCTATTTTAGATAACGGCGTGAGGGTAATGGTTCCACCATTTGTTAATATTGACGATAAAATAGTTGTTAGAACAACTGATTGCACATATTTAGAAAGAGCGAAATAA
- a CDS encoding phage major capsid protein, with protein MKDINRKNVTIDSSLLNEEEGVISGYASVFGVVDQHNDLINNGAFKKIDPQKVKLLWQHNLEEPIGIVEEIYEDDYGLYFRAKLLLDLPQAKTAYNLVKSKAISGVSIGFKPLKYHYKQDTRIIENIDLWEISLVTFPANMDANILEVKNQHKKLGDNMKTNNQQAWEDFKLVNEEILKSTEQKGSADPLLNQQLLKINAYLDNYKSRLDDIETSMSRPFSGGELFVPGNDHEHKAAFNNYLRFGSEQGLNRIEQKSLSSSSDSDGGYLISRQTSNEIIRDLEGLSPMRQLASSEIISSGSLDIIEDVDQAQAGWTTEVSMREETDTPKIHKRNIPVFELYAQPAATQKLIDDSSIDIENWLAEKLVNSFDKLESEAFFHGDGSSCPRGILTYGADKIEQKISKSEHNFGYECLLDLLFSMKENYCRNASFLMNRSTMYIARTIKDDVTGKYIWNPSTEVGAPDSLFGVPVYEATNMPMVNKGSLSIALGDFKSGYKIVDRAGIRILRDPYTYKPFVKFYATKRVGGDVTNFEAIKLLKIS; from the coding sequence ATGAAGGATATAAATAGAAAAAATGTAACTATTGACAGTAGTTTATTAAATGAGGAAGAAGGAGTTATTAGCGGATATGCTAGTGTTTTTGGAGTGGTTGATCAACATAATGACCTAATTAATAATGGAGCCTTTAAGAAAATTGATCCACAAAAGGTAAAATTGCTTTGGCAGCATAATTTAGAAGAGCCCATAGGAATTGTGGAAGAAATTTATGAGGATGATTATGGGTTATATTTCAGGGCAAAGCTATTGCTGGATTTGCCTCAGGCCAAAACAGCTTATAATTTAGTTAAGTCTAAGGCTATTTCAGGAGTTAGCATTGGCTTTAAACCATTAAAATATCACTATAAACAAGATACAAGAATAATAGAAAACATTGATCTATGGGAAATAAGTCTGGTGACTTTTCCAGCTAACATGGATGCAAACATTTTAGAAGTAAAGAATCAACATAAAAAACTAGGAGATAATATGAAAACAAATAATCAACAGGCTTGGGAAGATTTTAAGTTAGTGAACGAAGAAATTTTAAAATCTACTGAGCAGAAGGGTTCAGCTGATCCTCTTCTTAATCAGCAATTATTGAAAATTAATGCATATTTAGATAATTATAAATCTAGATTAGATGATATTGAAACAAGCATGTCTAGACCATTTTCTGGAGGGGAATTATTCGTTCCTGGTAATGATCATGAACATAAAGCAGCTTTCAATAATTACTTAAGGTTTGGTAGTGAGCAGGGGCTAAATAGAATTGAGCAGAAGTCTTTGTCGAGTAGTTCTGATTCAGATGGTGGTTATTTAATAAGTAGACAAACTTCTAACGAAATTATTAGAGATTTAGAAGGTTTATCACCGATGCGTCAGTTAGCATCGAGTGAGATAATTTCAAGTGGATCTTTAGATATTATTGAGGATGTTGACCAAGCGCAGGCCGGGTGGACTACAGAAGTCTCTATGAGAGAAGAAACAGACACCCCAAAGATTCATAAAAGAAATATTCCAGTGTTTGAGCTTTATGCTCAGCCTGCAGCAACACAGAAATTAATAGATGATTCATCAATTGATATTGAAAATTGGCTTGCTGAGAAATTAGTTAATAGCTTTGATAAATTAGAAAGCGAGGCTTTTTTTCATGGAGATGGATCTAGCTGTCCTAGAGGTATTTTAACATATGGAGCTGATAAAATTGAGCAGAAAATCTCTAAATCAGAGCATAATTTTGGTTATGAATGTCTTTTAGATTTATTATTCTCGATGAAAGAAAATTATTGTCGTAATGCAAGTTTTTTAATGAATAGATCCACTATGTATATAGCCAGAACCATTAAGGATGATGTAACAGGTAAATATATATGGAATCCGTCTACAGAAGTTGGTGCTCCTGATAGTTTGTTTGGAGTTCCTGTGTATGAAGCAACAAATATGCCTATGGTAAATAAAGGTTCTTTGAGTATTGCGCTGGGTGACTTTAAATCAGGGTATAAAATTGTTGATCGTGCTGGAATTAGAATTCTTAGAGACCCTTATACTTATAAGCCATTCGTTAAGTTCTATGCTACTAAGAGGGTAGGTGGAGATGTAACTAATTTTGAGGCAATTAAGTTATTGAAAATATCTTAA